The Streptomyces sp. R28 region GGTAGTTGATTCCGACGCGTTTGCAGGCTTCGGCGCCGCTCAGGCCCTGATCCATGAGCCGGAAGTATTCCTCCCGCTCACGGACCAGGGTCCCACGGCCCTGAGCCTGGCCCCGGTTCTCCCTGATCTTGAAGCCCATCGCACCCCTTGAACTGGGGTGTTGCAACGACTCCTAGAACCCAAGAAAAGGTTCCGGGGCCTTCGTGCGCATACGGCTTTCGTGCACATACGGCCTGCCCCCGTACGGGCCCGGTTCTCGACCGGCTAGATCTCGTACGCCCGCCGCGGCGCCGCCAGTTCCACCGGACCGTCGTAGACCGCGCGCGCGTCGGCGAGGTTGGCCTCGGGGTCGGTCCACGGCGGGATGTGGGTGAGGACCAGACGGCGGGCGTTCGCGCGGGCCGCTGTCTGGCCCGCCTCGCGGCCGTTGAGATGCAGGTCCGGGATGTCTTCCTTGCCGTGCGTGAAAGCGGCCTCGCACAGGAACAGGTCGGCGTCGCGGGCGAGTTCGTCCAGGGCCGTGCTGATGCCCGTGTCCCCGGAGTACGTCAGGGTCTTTCCGCCGTGCTCGATCCGGATGCCGTACGCCTCGACGGGGTGGGCCACGCGTTCCGTGTGCACCGTGAACGGGCCGATGTCGAAGGTGGACGGCTTGACCGTGTGGAAGTCGAAGACCTCGCTCATGGACGAGGCGGTGGGGGTGTCGGCGTAGGCGGTGGTCAGGCGCTGTTCCGTGCCCTCCGGTCCGTAGACCGGGATCGGGTCGCAGCGGCCGCCGTCGTGCCGGTAGTAGCGCGCGACGAAGTACGCGCACATGTCGATGCAGTGGTCGGCGTGCAGATGGCTGAGGAAGATCGCGTCGAGGTCGTAGAGACCGCAGTGGCGCTGCAGCTCGCCAAGGGCGCCGTTGCCCATGTCGAGGAGCAGCCGGAAGCCGTCGGCCTCGACGAGGTAGCTCGAGCAGGCCGATTCCGCGGACGGGAACGACCCCGAGCAGCCGACGACGGTGAGCTTCATGAAACAGAAACCTCCGCTGGCGGAAAAAGAGAAGATCGAGGGATGGGTGCGTCGGGGGTCGTGCGGTTTGTCGAGCGTAAGGCGCAAAACCTCCGGTCGCTCCTCCGCCAAGGGCTGTTGTGGGCGAACTCACCTGTGGTGTCACGCGTTCGGCTGGACGCGGGGCGCATGAGGCGGGAGAGAGGGCGCGCGGGGCCGTGCGCACGCCGGTACCGTCGTCCTCATGGACACGTCCTGGTGGCTGGCGCTCGCGGCCGTGGTGTTGCTCGCACTGATCGCCACGCTCGTGGACGGGTGGGGGCGCAGGCGGCGTCCCCGGGGACGGCGGACGCGTCCGCCGGGGCGGGCGAAACGGCGCACCGCGGCTCGTCAGGACGGGCGTGGTCCCGCTCGTCCGGAGCCCGCGGAGATCTGGTGGGCAAACGTGCCCTACGAGGACGGGCCGGGAGCGAAGGACCGGCCGTGTCTGGTGCTCGCGGTGCGCGGGCAGCGGGTCACCGTCGCGAAGATCACCAGCAAGTACCGCGACGAGCGGGGCGGAGTGATTCCGCTGCCGCCGGGCTCGGTCGGGGACACCCGTGGGCGGGCGAGCTTCCTGGAGACGGGCGAGCTGCGGGACGTACCGGTGAGGGACTTCCGGCGGCGGGTGGGGGTGATGGACCCGGTCGTGTGGGACCAGGTCCGTCACCTCGCTACGTGAGCGCTCCGCCGGGAGAGCCGGTGCAGGGCGTTGCTCACGCCCAGAGTTGTCCCTGCAGGGTCTCGATGGCGGCCTCCGTCGTGGCGGCCGTGTAGACGCCGGTCGAGAGGTACTTCCAGCCGCCGTCGGCCACGACGAACACGATGTCCGCGCTCTCGCCCGCCTTCAGCGCCTTGTTTCCGACACCGATCGCGGCGTGCAGCGCGGCGCCGGTGGAGATGCCCGCGAAGATGCCCTCCTGCTGCAGGAGTTCGCGGGTGCGGGTGACCGCGTCGGCCGAGCCGACCGAGAAGCGGGTGGTCAGGACGGAGGCGTCGTACAGCTCGGGTACGAAGCCCTCGTCGAGGTTGCGCAGGCCGTAGACGAGATCGTCGTAGCGCGGTTCCGCCGCGACGATCTTCACGTCCGGCTTGTGCTCGCGCAGGTAGCGGCCGACGCCCATCAGCGTGCCCGTGGTGCCGAGGCCGGCCACGAAGTGGGTGACGGAGGGGAGGTCGGTGAGGATCTCCGGGCCGGTCGTGGCGTAGTGCGCGCCCGCGTTGTCCGGGTTGCCGTACTGGTAGAGCATCACCCAGTCGGGGTGCTCGGCCGCCAGCCCCTTGGCGACCCGTACGGCGGTGTTGGAGCCGCCCGCGGCGGGGCTGGGGATGATCTCCGCGCCCCACATGGCGAGCAGGTCACGGCGCTCCTGCGAGGTGTTCTCGGGCATCACGCAGACGATGCGGTAGCCCTTGAGCTTCGCCGCCATCGCCAGCGAGATCCCGGTGTTGCCGCTGGTCGGCTCCAGGATGGTGCAGCCCGGGGTGAGGCGGCCGTCCTTCTCCGCCTGCTCGATCATGTGCAGGGCCGGACGGTCCTTGACCGAGCCGGTGGGGTTGCGGTCCTCCAGCTTGGCCCAGATGCGGACGTCGGCGGACGGCGACAACCGCGGCAGGCGCACCAGAGGGGTGTTGCCCACCGCGGCGAGCGGGGAGTCGTAGCGCATACCGGTCTCAGGCCATGCCGCCGGCGACGGCCGGCAGGATCGTCACGGTGTCGCCGTCGGAAAGCTTGGAGTTGATGCCGTCGACGAAACGGACGTCCTCGTCGTTCAGGTAGACGTTGACGAAGCGGCGCAGCTGGCCCTCGTCCACGATGCGGGCCTGGATGCCCGCGTGCCGGGTCTCGAGGTCGGTGAACAGGTCGGCGAGGGTGTCACCGCTGCCCTCCACCGCCTTCTGACCGTCGGTGTACTGGCGGAGGATGGTCGGGATGCGGACCTCGATGGCCATGGCTCAGGGCTCCTGTCGGGAGTAGTCAGTCGGGGGCGCGCGGCAGCGCAGGTACAGCAGGTGGTGCGTGTGGGCGGCGCCGCGGCTCACGGCCGTACGGCGGCAGGGGCAGCGTCAACAGATGGCGCTGGCGAGCCTGCACAGGTCGACGTGCAGCCGCGCCACGAGCAGCATGCCCGGCGTCTTCTCGCTCACGTCATGGGAAACCATGGGCTCATCGTATCGATTCCCGGTCGGGCAACCGGAGTGTGATCTCGCATGATGGACGGATTCTGGCCGAATAGCGGGACGTGGGCTCAGTAGGCCCCTACGACCTCGACCTCCTCCTCCGTCACCTCACCGTCCACGATCCGGAACGAGCGGAACTGGAACTCGCCGAGACCGTCGGTGTCGGCCGTGGAGACCAGGACGTAGTGCGCGCCGGGCTCGTTCGCGTAGGAGATGTCGGTGCGCGAAGGGTAGGCCTGGGTCGCCGTGTGGGAGTGGTAGATGACCACCGGCTCCTCGTCGCGGTCGTCCATCTCGCGGTAGAGCTTGAACAGATCGCCCGAGTCGAACTCGTAGAAGGTGGGCGACATGGCCGCGTTCAGCATCGGGATGAAACGCTCCGGGCGGTCCGAGCCCGCCGGCCCCGCCACGACGCCGCACGCCTCGTCGGGGTGGTCCTTGCGGGCGTGGGCGACAATCTGGTCGACGAGGGCCTGGGTGATGGTCAGCATGCTCGTCAGGATAAGCAGAAGGGCCGCCCCGTACCGAAGAGTGGTACGGGACGGCCCACATGCCGGACGTCCTGAGCGGCAGCCGCCGGGGGGCGCCACGAGTGCTCCCTGCGGCTGGACGTCCTCGGCCGTGAATACGGCGGACTCGGCAGGCCTTCTCGAACAGGGCCGGCTCAGCCGACCTTCTCGAACTCCGGTTCCTCGCCACCGCGCGTGGTGATCTGCGGGTTGCGGCCCTTGAGGACCGCCCAGCCGATGCCCAGGGCGACGGCCCAGCCCGCCATCACGTACAGGCAGACGCGGGAGTCGGCGTCGTACGCGATCAGACCGGTCACGAAGAGCAGGAACACGATGGCGATCCAGCTGCACACCGAGCCGCCCGGCGCCGGGAAGGACGAGGCGGGCAGTCGGCCCGCGACGACCGCGCGGCGGTAGACGACGTGGCTGATCAGGATCATCAGCCAGGTCCAGATGCCGGCCGCGGTGGCGATGGAGGTGACGTAGCCGAACGCCTTCTCGGGGACGATGTAGTTCAGGACCACGCCGATGCCCATGAAGAGCACGGAGACGAAGATGCCGAAGGCGGGGGTCTTGGTCGACGACAGCTTGCTGAAGACCTTGGGGGCCTCACCGCTGTCGGCCAGGTTGCGCAGCATGCGGCCCGTGGAGTACATGCCGGAGTTGCAGGACGACAGGGCGGCCGTCAGCACGACGAAGTTGACGATGCCGGCGGCGGCCGGGATCCCGATCATCGCGAAGGCCTTCACGAAGGGGCTGACGCCCTCCGCGAACTCGGTCCACTTCACCACGCACAGGATGACGGTGAGGGCGCCGACGTAGAACAGCGCGATACGCCAGGGCAGGGTGTTGATCGCCTTGGGGAGGGTCTTCTCCGGGTTCTCCGACTCGCCGGCCGTGACGCCGACCAGCTCGACCGCGAGGTAGGCGAACATGACGCCCTGCAGGGTCATCAGGGACGAGCCGATGCCCTTGGGGAAGAAGCCGTCGAAGGCCCAGAGGTTGGAGACCGCGGCGGTGTCGCCGGCGGAGCTGAAGCCGAACGTGAGCACGCCCAGGCCGATCACGATCATGCCGATCAGGGCGGTGACCTTGACCATCGAGAACCAGAACTCGAGCTCGCCGAAGACCTTCACGGAGATCAGGTTGACCCCGAAGAGGATCACCAGGAAGACCAGGGCCGTGACCCACTGCGGGACGTGCGGGAACCAGTAGTGGACGTAGATCGCGGCGGCGGTGAGTTCCGCCATGCCGGTGACGACCCACATCAGCCAGTACGTCCAGCCGGTGAAGTAGCCGAAGAACGGGCCGAGGAACTCACGGGAGTACTCGGCGAAGGAACCCGAGACAGGGCGGTAGAGCAGGAGCTCGCCGAGCGCCCGCATGATGAAGAAGACGATGGCGCCCGCGAGGGCGTACATCAGGATGAGGCTGGGACCGGCCTTGGCGATGTTCGCGCCGGCACCCAGGAACAGGCCGACGCCGATGGCGCCGCCGATGGCGATCATCTGGACCTGACGGCTGCCGAGCCCGCGCTCGTACCCCTCCTCGGGGGCGCCCGTGGCCTCTGCGTCAGTGACCTTCGAAGAGGTCATGTGTAGTGCGCCTTTCTCCATGCCGACCCGGGCCTTCGTCGGCCTCGGATCGGGTCTCGATCCCCCCGGACTGCTGGAGCTGTGCCCGGCCGACGATCCGTCGACCACGTGGCGCACCCAGCCGAACATTCGGGTGGTGCTCGGCGGGCGTCGTGAAGATCTATCACGGCCGTCACAGTGATCGGCTACGAAGCTTGTGGCGCATCACACAAGAAGAACCGGACAAAATCATCGCCGCCCCCCATACGGGGTGGCGGCGTTGACGCGATCGTTATTCGGATTTGAGCGTCCTCTGAGCGAACACGGAACCATCACATATCGCCACAGGAACGTTGCAATCTGCGCCATGCGCGTCTCGCTCTACGGCATGAGCGTGGCGACCAGCGTCTCCTGGAGCCCGCCCAGCCACAGGTACGCCATCACCATCGGCTTGCGCGGGTCCTCGTCCGGGAGCCGGTAGAGCAGGTCGGTGTCGTCCTCGTCGGTGATCTCCAGGCGGGAGCCGATGGCCAGGCGCAGGTCGTTGAGGGCACCGAGCCACTGCTGGGACTCCTCGGGGGAGAGCTTGAGCACCGCGCCGCCCTCACCGGCGGAAGCGGCGCTGAGCGCGTCCAGGGAGCGGACCACCGCTAGCGCGTTGTCGCGCTTGCCGGCGCGCAGGTCGTTCTCGGTGTAGCGCCGGAACTCCGAGGAGTGCGCCCGCTGCTCCTCGGCCACCTTGGGGCCGGGGTTCGCCTCCGGGTCGCTGTACGCGTCCGGGAAGAGGCGCTTGAGGACCGGGTCGGCGGGCGGTTCGCTCGGGCCCTCGGCGAAGAGCTCGGCGAGCGGGTCGTCGGGGGCTTCCTCGGCGGGGCCGGGGCCGATGAGTTCCAGCAGCTGGACGGCGAGCGACCGGATGATGGAGATCTCGACGTCGTCGAGGGCGACGGCCGCGCCGCCGCCGGGGAGCGGTTCGAAGGTTCCTGGCATTGGGGGGTGTCCTCTGGATCAGGTCGGCTGTAACGCCGAGTGCATCATGGCCGACCCGAGCGGGGTCTGGTGCGTGCAGCTGCAAGGCGGAGGAGGGAGTCGACGCGGAGCGTCGGCGACTGACGACAACGCGGCTGGGGGTCCCCCCTCTGGGGGAGTGCGTGCCAGGCCCCGCGAC contains the following coding sequences:
- a CDS encoding MBL fold metallo-hydrolase; protein product: MKLTVVGCSGSFPSAESACSSYLVEADGFRLLLDMGNGALGELQRHCGLYDLDAIFLSHLHADHCIDMCAYFVARYYRHDGGRCDPIPVYGPEGTEQRLTTAYADTPTASSMSEVFDFHTVKPSTFDIGPFTVHTERVAHPVEAYGIRIEHGGKTLTYSGDTGISTALDELARDADLFLCEAAFTHGKEDIPDLHLNGREAGQTAARANARRLVLTHIPPWTDPEANLADARAVYDGPVELAAPRRAYEI
- a CDS encoding type II toxin-antitoxin system PemK/MazF family toxin, translated to MDTSWWLALAAVVLLALIATLVDGWGRRRRPRGRRTRPPGRAKRRTAARQDGRGPARPEPAEIWWANVPYEDGPGAKDRPCLVLAVRGQRVTVAKITSKYRDERGGVIPLPPGSVGDTRGRASFLETGELRDVPVRDFRRRVGVMDPVVWDQVRHLAT
- a CDS encoding PLP-dependent cysteine synthase family protein: MRYDSPLAAVGNTPLVRLPRLSPSADVRIWAKLEDRNPTGSVKDRPALHMIEQAEKDGRLTPGCTILEPTSGNTGISLAMAAKLKGYRIVCVMPENTSQERRDLLAMWGAEIIPSPAAGGSNTAVRVAKGLAAEHPDWVMLYQYGNPDNAGAHYATTGPEILTDLPSVTHFVAGLGTTGTLMGVGRYLREHKPDVKIVAAEPRYDDLVYGLRNLDEGFVPELYDASVLTTRFSVGSADAVTRTRELLQQEGIFAGISTGAALHAAIGVGNKALKAGESADIVFVVADGGWKYLSTGVYTAATTEAAIETLQGQLWA
- a CDS encoding MoaD/ThiS family protein, which encodes MAIEVRIPTILRQYTDGQKAVEGSGDTLADLFTDLETRHAGIQARIVDEGQLRRFVNVYLNDEDVRFVDGINSKLSDGDTVTILPAVAGGMA
- a CDS encoding putative leader peptide → MVSHDVSEKTPGMLLVARLHVDLCRLASAIC
- a CDS encoding Mov34/MPN/PAD-1 family protein, whose translation is MLTITQALVDQIVAHARKDHPDEACGVVAGPAGSDRPERFIPMLNAAMSPTFYEFDSGDLFKLYREMDDRDEEPVVIYHSHTATQAYPSRTDISYANEPGAHYVLVSTADTDGLGEFQFRSFRIVDGEVTEEEVEVVGAY
- a CDS encoding amino acid permease, producing the protein MTSSKVTDAEATGAPEEGYERGLGSRQVQMIAIGGAIGVGLFLGAGANIAKAGPSLILMYALAGAIVFFIMRALGELLLYRPVSGSFAEYSREFLGPFFGYFTGWTYWLMWVVTGMAELTAAAIYVHYWFPHVPQWVTALVFLVILFGVNLISVKVFGELEFWFSMVKVTALIGMIVIGLGVLTFGFSSAGDTAAVSNLWAFDGFFPKGIGSSLMTLQGVMFAYLAVELVGVTAGESENPEKTLPKAINTLPWRIALFYVGALTVILCVVKWTEFAEGVSPFVKAFAMIGIPAAAGIVNFVVLTAALSSCNSGMYSTGRMLRNLADSGEAPKVFSKLSSTKTPAFGIFVSVLFMGIGVVLNYIVPEKAFGYVTSIATAAGIWTWLMILISHVVYRRAVVAGRLPASSFPAPGGSVCSWIAIVFLLFVTGLIAYDADSRVCLYVMAGWAVALGIGWAVLKGRNPQITTRGGEEPEFEKVG
- a CDS encoding DUF2017 domain-containing protein, which translates into the protein MPGTFEPLPGGGAAVALDDVEISIIRSLAVQLLELIGPGPAEEAPDDPLAELFAEGPSEPPADPVLKRLFPDAYSDPEANPGPKVAEEQRAHSSEFRRYTENDLRAGKRDNALAVVRSLDALSAASAGEGGAVLKLSPEESQQWLGALNDLRLAIGSRLEITDEDDTDLLYRLPDEDPRKPMVMAYLWLGGLQETLVATLMP